The proteins below are encoded in one region of Colletotrichum lupini chromosome 5, complete sequence:
- a CDS encoding Lcc2 gives MLALRHVWIIVTDVANSLFGSPFFRDGPQHHLGAKFSWSHIGLETAGHGSPVFTPPGSNIDKFVCDYSHMKGFKACGTADDRKCWLRNADTGEEYNITTDYENKVPQGITRVYYLNVTDGSINANGQEFTEAKLFNNSWPGPLIEACWGDTVEIHVQNFLVNNGTSVHWHGIRQNQTMHMDGVNGITQCPIAPQSSFVYRWNATQYGTSWYHSHYSVQYADGVQAPITIHGPTSFPYDEAIEPISVTDWANNSAFESLNNIPATGQDILLGGKGNINRFTGGIENTTEIPRGYEIWFDDIDPNPITRAKRYLLRLVNTAFQSTFIFSIDNHSFTVVEADFVPVEPFNATSILIAIGQRYHIIVEAKPVVNSSNPDANPLPEDGNFWIRTQVPLQEGTNRTSEGNATVDVNNYMKTGILRYDSSSTADPTTTGWNISLVVSDTEFNDKLVPTVPWTVGPPSNGEIGEEFNIADLSNAANQKGPYATAFFSFERPDSKDVRPFQTTYGNPTFLNLDNVGDEWPTGWVVVPENYTADDWVYLVLNSDNNDNTHPTYGPHPIHLHGHDFAIVEQADDKLWNPKDFNLEKIKRNNPPRRDVVLLPKSGYAVIAFKSDNPGVWLMHCHIARHASQGLSLQIMERQADANLIWPAGNSQALDNAHSLCASWNTWAYDCKNYWPGNQGTDDNPDYPACADATNLQNDSGV, from the exons ATGTTGGCCCTTCGCCATGTTTGGATCATCGTTACTGATGTTGCCAATTCACTCTTCGGTTCACCCTTCTTTCGGGACGGACCTCAACACCACCTAGGAGCCAAGTTTAGCTGGTCTCACATCGGCCTAGAGACCGCTGGACATGGCAGTCCTGTCTTCACGCCTCCCGGCAGCAACATTGACAAATTTGTCTGCGACTACAGCCATATGAAAGGCTTCAAGGCATGTGGCACTGCAGATGACCGGAAATGTTGGCTTCGCAATGCGGATACTGGAGAAGAGTACAACATCACAACCGATTATGAGAACAAGGTGCCACAAGGCATCACCCGTGTTTACTACCTCAACGTTACAGATGGATCCATCAATGCCAACGGCCAGGAATTCACCGAAGCGAAGTTGTTCAACAACTCTTGGCCTGGACCTCTCATTGAAGCTTGCTGGGGTGATACCGTGGAAATTCACGTTCAGAACTTCCTCGTCAACAACGGAACCAGCGTTCACTGGCATGGTATCAGGCAGAATCAAACGATGCACATGGACGGTGTCAACGGCATCACACAATGCCCCATCGCCCCGCAGTCCAGCTTTGTTTACCGGTGGAATGCCACACAGTACGGCACTTCATGGTATCACAGCCATTACTCGGTCCAGTACGCCGACGGAGTGCAAGCTCCCATT ACCATTCACGGGCCAACATCATTCCCGTATGACGAGGCTATCGAGCCAATCTCGGTGACTGATTGGG CGAACAATAGCGCATTTGAAAGCTTGAATAATATACCTGCAACGGGGCAAGACATCCTGCTGGGTGGCAAAGGGAACATCAATCGATTCACTGGAGGTATTGAAAACACCACAGAGATCCCCCGTGGTTACGAGATTTGGTTCGATGACATCGATCCCAACCCTATTACGAGAGCAAAGCGGTATCTCCTACGCCTTGTCAACACCGCATTTCAATCCACGTTTATCTTCTCCATCGACAACCACAGTTTTACCGTTGTTGAGGCAGACTTTGTCCCCGTTGAGCCATTTAACGCTACTTCTATTCTCATCGCCATCGGACAGAGGTATCACATTATCGTCGAGGCAAAGCCGGTTGTCAATAGCTCGAACCCCGATGCTAATCCTTTACCGGAGGATGGCAATTTCTGGATTCGCACCCAGGTGCCACTGCAAGAAGGCACGAACCGGACATCAGAAGGCAACGCCACTGTGGACGTGAACAACTACATGAAGACCGGTATCCTGCGTTACGACAGTTCCAGTACAGCAGACCCCACTACCACGGGTTGGAACATCAGCCTCGTTGTCTCAGATACTGAGTTCAACGACAAGCTTGTACCCACTGTTCCCTGGACAGTTGGACCTCCCTCGAACGGCGAAATCGGGGAAGAATTCAATATCGCGGATCTGAGCAACGCAGCAAACCAGAAAGGCCCATACGCGACAGCATTTTTCTCTTTCGAGCGACCGGACAGCAAGGACGTACGACCTTTCCAGACCACCTATGGCAATCCTACCTTCTTGAACCTCGACAATGTTGGCGATGAGTGGCCGACAGGATGGGTTGTCGTGCCGGAGAACTATACCGCTGATGACTGG GTATATCTGGTTCTTAACTCCGACAACAACGACAATACCCACCCAACATATGGTCCTCATCCA ATCCATCTCCACGGCCATGATTTTGCCATCGTCGAGCAGGCGGATGACAAGTTATGGAACCCCAAAGACTTCAACCTCGAGAAGATTAAAAGGAACAATCCCCCCCGCCGTGACGTGGTACTGCTTCCCAAGAGCGGCTACGCTGTCATTGCCTTCAAGTCAGATAATCCCGGCGTGTGGTTAATGCACTGCCACATTGCTCGCCACGCCTCTCAGGGCCTGTCTCTACAAATAATGGAACGACAGGCCGACGCCAACCTCATTTGGCCCGCCGGGAACTCTCAGGCTCTTGATAATGCCCACAGTCTCTGTGCAAGCTGGAATACTTGGGCGTATGACTGCAAGAACTACTGGCCTGGCAACCAGGGTACTGATGACAATCCGGACTACCCCGCCTGCGCCGACGCCACGAATCTGCAAAACGATTCTGGAGTTTAA
- a CDS encoding copper-translocating P-type ATPase translates to MCHGHPRLHPCSHTSINWHYCPSALIDLETGVETPCSHLSYATAQPSNADCPLINCHVTKVPIPRAGVQCQKPHQAMVPPPLSMSLRLVIMGAVPNAHVTVGLSILDVHLLTIELNNRPSPNTSDHPRYGIQHCVALRIRLVFKKQQLLQIVYIRQYLLWICDFSKPKRGLQGRFGSDSFVNAFVSGHSLSLPAVTGGTYEPEKYRFYHVYLPSTPHLGLQRISSVSGKKKQTLKGESHVITHNPPMIDLPRHIKSGPAVPPKAPVKCRRRVVSSVHRITRQGHNLREENHKNYILAVKTFSMACGSGCCGPPQEQAFARDNPPLVASPPDGLDRDYPDVVDTCCAVEESDLNAVIEAKVEECKTTDHGRDKDSGNTILQNCCAASNDGSIDSAQVEEDCCAPKVKVGDFANACYGSHNEQVAVISAKSNTIAESPDESAKKVPGVGCQSEQDDPAFKSIAASINTPDSKQDSCAPKSKKCSSGCCGSARGKRPTDSPETTSIKAVAGEVIAVTESDGDEPVKICSDDGKKGCCSSGSAPDVRGEKTPGCCEGKTSPCCDSTCIDRLALRECANGKASKLPQTYQASTDNNCTGGQDGKACRGHSRSVRQIYQSKLDALGCICRALLALGQESCCAPRERSSIERKRSSKKSASFHRTSVDSCSASGVDKSASRPGPRKCGEKPTRSSRSGIKPGTCNDGCCSKPKTQSIVGSCADSCCDESPSRPINQSLPPEPKSVNEDLEQGLVGKEHVVLSISGMTCTGCETKLRRTLATMNAVKNLKTSLVLARAEFDLNIGAGSVDEVIKHLERTTEFKCEKITTQGAASVDIVCPGDPQDFINHPWPNGVTDIRVIDKAIVHVEFDAKVVGARDLVETGWGTPVTLAPLRADPSLEAGSKHIRNMGCITLLSTILTIPVLIMAWAPLPKREIAYGSASLALATIVQVVIAGPFYPKALKSLIFSRVIEMDLLIVLSTSAAYIFSVVSFGFLVSQKPLSTGEFFETSTLLVTLIMVGRYVSALARQRAVESISIRSLQISTALIVNSVGEDEEIDARLLQYGDIFKVVPDSRIPTDGTVISGFSQVDESMMTGESGRIEKSTGSSVIAGTVNGFGSLTVRLNRLPGNNTISNIAGMVDEAKLSKPKIQDIADRVASYFVPVVMAITIITFSIWIAVGIAVRKQGGSEATIQAVTYAITVLIVSCPCAIGLAVPMVILIASGAAAEKGIVFKSADSIELAYKTSHVVFDKTGTLTTGNLRVAHETYFTKDQEAIRSVLLGLVGTIKHPVSVAIFTHLKAHVATPTAVTDLKALTGKGVEAKLDGATLRAGNSRWLGLSNDPRVQSVLSKSYTAFCFTVDNSLVAVFGLEDSIRTDALETISNLQASGISVHILSGDDDGAVRTVASRLGISDLNVRSRCTPGDKQEYIQNLLSQPLSDARRFRAKKPKEPVIIFCGDGTNDAVALAQATIGVHMNEGTDVAKSAADVVLMRPSLAGILTIIAISKKAIHRIAFNFGWSFVYNVFAILLGAGAFVNARIPPEFAGLALYRYMPDPGGGSAPERACDAHRRAPEDVRRGIFNICHKNSRSLLLDAWNLFFIGLWFLGIAKGTAPCAPSQSLNLSSQILPSTDMSLILSASPIAINDGQQDTSPPLIDKVPQVIFVNMNLPPPSLRYLPLDAFVPEAVHALGIHLIQEYSGESRDQGGQLDKMFVLLTADILPVTSDLDARLV, encoded by the exons ATGTGTCACGGCCACCCTCGTCTCCACCCTTGCTCACACACTTCGATCAACTGGCACTACTGCCCTTCGGCCCTGATTGATCTCGAAACAGGTGTAGAGACTCCTTGCTCACACCTGAGTTATGCAACCGCCCAACCCAGCAATGCCGACTGTCCTTTGATCAACTGTCA TGTAACCAAGGTCCCAATACCCAGGGCTGGTGTACAATGCCAAAAGCCACACCAGGCCATGGTACCTCCGCCCCTGTCAATGAGTCTGAGACTTGTGATCATGGGTGCTGTGCCGAATGCGCACGTTACCGTGGGTCTATCAATCCTCGATGTACACCTGTTAACCATTGAGCTAAACAACCGGCCTAGTCCCAACACGAGCGACCACCCCAGATATGGCATTCA ACACTGTGTCGCCCTCCGCATCAGGCTCGTGTTCAAGAAGCAACAACTCTTACAAATCGTCTACATCCGGCAATACCTCTTATGGATCTGTGACTTCAGCAAGCCGAAGCGCGGCCTACAGGGTCGATTTGGA TCGGATTCTTTCGTCAACGCGTTTGTCAGTGGTCACAGTCTGAGCTTGCCAGCTGTGACCGGAGGAACCTATGAACCAGAGAAGTATCGGTTCTATCATGTTTAT TTGCCCTCGACTCCGCATCTTGGCCTTCAGCGTATCTCTTCTGTGTCCgggaagaagaagcagaCCCTGAAGGGAGAGAGCCATGT GATTACACACAATCCGCCCATGATTGACTTGCCCCGCCACATTAAGT CCGGACCCGCAGTTCCCCCAAAAGCTCCCGTGAAGTGCCGCCGACGTGTCGTCTCATCTGTCCATCGCATCACACGTCAGGGTCACAATCTCAGAGAAGAAAATCACAAGAACTACATACTCGCCGTCAAAACTTTCTCAATGGCCTGTGGATCCGGCTGCTGCGGTCCTCCACAGGAACAGGCTTTCGCGAGGGACAACCCGCCTCTAGTCGCCTCGCCCCCAGATGGATTGGACCGCGACTATCCTGATGTTGTCGACACCTGCTGCGCGGTTGAGGAGAGCGATTTGAATGCCGTCATTGAAGCTAAGGTGGAAGAATGCAAGACGACCGATCATGGAAGAGACAAGGACTCTGGAAACACAATCCTCCAGAACTGCTGCGCTGCGTCCAACGACGGCAGCATTGACTCAGCACAAGTCGAAGAAGATTGTTGCGCTCCAAAGGTCAAGGTTGGCGACTTTGCGAACGCTTGCTATGGGTCTCATAATGAACAAGTTGCTGTAATCAGCGCTAAAAGCAATACCATCGCCGAGTCTCCTGACGAGTCCGCAAAGAAGGTTCCTGGCGTTGGATGCCAATCTGAACAAGACGACCCCGCCTTCAAGTCAATCGCGGCCTCGATCAACACTCCCGATTCCAAGCAGGACTCTTGTGCCCCAAAATCCAAGAAGTGCTCTTCAGGATGTTGTGGCTCGGCGAGGGGCAAAAGACCTACTGACAGCCCTGAGACCACATCAATCAAAGCAGTGGCGGGCGAAGTTATTGCCGTGACCGAATCTGATGGTGATGAACCTGTAAAGATCTGCTCAGACGATGGCAAAAAGGGTTGTTGCTCCTCTGGTTCTGCACCTGACGTTCGTGGAGAGAAGACACCCGGCTGTTGTGAGGGCAAGACGTCACCTTGCTGCGACTCTACTTGCATCGATCGCCTCGCTCTGCGCGAGTGCGCAAACGGAAAGGCTTCAAAGCTTCCGCAGACCTACCAAG CCTCCACAGACAATAACTGCACTGGCGGCCAAGACGGCAAGGCGTGCCGAGGTCATTCTCGAAGCGTACGTCAGATTTATCAGTCAAAGCTTGATGCCTTGGGCTGTATCTGCCGTGCACTTCTTGCTCTCGGCCAGGAATCTTGCTGTGCTCCTCGTGAGCGCTCCTCCATCGAAAGGAAGCGATCTTCAAAGAAATCCGCGTCTTTTCATCGCACATCGGTTGATTCCTGCAGCGCTTCCGGGGTGGACAAATCTGCTTCCCGTCCGGGACCAAGGAAATGCGGCGAAAAGCCAACTCGCAGTTCAAGGTCTGGCATCAAACCAGGTACATGTAACGATGGTTGCTGCTCGAAGCCCAAAACGCAGAGCATTGTTGGATCATGTGCCGACTCCTGTTGCGACGAGTCGCCGTCGAGACCTATTAACCAATCGTTACCGCCTGAGCCGAAGAGTGTGAACGAGGATCTTGAACAAGGCCTTGTTGGAAAAGAACACGTCGTGCTGAGCATTTCTGGCATGACCTGCACTGGGTGCGAAACAAAACTCAGACGAACTCTGGCCACGATGAACGCAGTCAAAAACCTGAAGACTAGCTTGGTGTTGGCTCGAGCCGAATTCGACTTGAACATTGGCGCCGGCTCGGTGGATGAAGTCATCAAACATCTCGAACGTACAACTGAGTTCAAATGCGAAAAGATCACCACGCAGGGTGCTGCCAGTGTTGACATCGTCTGCCCTGGCGATCCCCAAGATTTCATCAATCATCCATGGCCCAATGGTGTCACGGACATTCGGGTCATAGACAAGGCCATTGTTCATGTTGAATTTGACGCGAAGGTCGTCGGAGCCCGTGATCTGGTCGAAACAGGCTGGGGAACGCCTGTTACGCTGGCGCCACTTCGAGCGGATCCTTCGTTGGAGGCTGGAAGCAAGCACATTCGCAACATGGGATGCATAACTTTGCTTTCAACTATCCTGACGATTCCCGTTCTCATAATGGCCTGGGCACCTCTTCCAAAAAGAGAAATAGCATATGGCTCGGCATCGCTAGCCTTGGCGACGATTGTACAAGTCGTAATTGCTGGGCCATTCTATCCAAAAGCTTTGAAGAGCTTGATCTTTTCACGAGTTATTGAGATGGATCTATTGATTGTGCTAAGCACAAGTGCCGCTTACATCTTCTCCGTTGTGTCATTTGGGTTTCTTGTCTCTCAGAAGCCTCTTTCGACTGGGGAGTTTTTCGAAACGAGTACCCTTCTTGTAACGCTCATTATGGTTGGTAGGTATGTGAGCGCTCTAGCGCGACAAAGAGCCGTCGAGTCTATCTCGATACGATCTCTTCAGATCTCGACGGCTCTGATTGTTAATTCAGTTGGTGAGGATGAGGAGATTGACGCCCGTCTCCTCCAGTACGGAGACATCTTCAAGGTCGTCCCTGATTCCAGAATCCCTACCGATGGGACAGTTATCTCAGGTTTCTCGCAAGTTGATGAGTCAATGATGACTGGGGAGTCAGGACGCATCGAAAAGTCCACCGGATCCTCAGTCATTGCTGGCACTGTAAACGGCTTTGGCTCTCTTACCGTTCGTCTGAATAGACTTCCTGGCAATAACACCATCAGCAATATCGCCGGAATGGtcgacgaggctaagctTTCTAAGCCAAAGATCCAGGACATTGCCGATAGAGTCGCTTCATACTTCGTACCGGTAGTTATGGCCATCACCATCATCACTTTCTCGATTTGGATTGCTGTTGGCATTGCGGTCCGCAAGCAGGGTGGCTCTGAAGCAACTATCCAGGCGGTAACATACGCCATCACCGTCCTCATTGTATCTTGCCCATGCGCTATAGGCCTCGCAGTACCCATGGTCATTTTAATCGCGAGTGGTGCAGCTGCCGAAAAGGGTATCGTCTTCAAATCTGCGGACAGCATTGAGCTTGCCTATAAGACTTCGCACGTTGTCTTTGACAAAACCGGAACCCTTACAACTGGAAATCTCAGAGTTGCGCACGAGACATACTTTACAAAAGATCAAGAGGCCATCAGATCGGTGCTTCTCGGCCTCGTTGGCACCATCAAACACCCAGTCTCTGTTGCCATTTTCACTCATCTAAAAGCACACGTTGCTACACCTACAGCTGTTACGGATCTGAAGGCCCTAACGGGCAAGGGTGTTGAGGCGAAACTCGACGGAGCCACTCTTCGAGCTGGCAACTCGCGTTGGCTTGGTCTCTCTAACGACCCCAGGGTTCAATCAGTCCTATCCAAGAGCTACACAGCCTTCTGCTTTACTGTGGACAACTCCTTGGTTGCTGTCTTTGGCCTCGAAGACTCTATCCGCACAGATGCTCTTGAAACAATTTCCAATCTCCAGGCTTCCGGCATTTCTGTTCACATCCTCTCAGGGGATGATGATGGTGCCGTTCGAACAGTGGCTTCACGATTGGGCATCTCAGATCTAAACGTTCGTTCCCGATGCACCCCTGGCGACAAGCAAGAGTACATCCAGAACCTACTGTCGCAACCTTTGTCCGACGCCCGCCGATTCAGAGCGAAGAAGCCGAAAGAGCCAGTCATCATCTTCTGTGGCGATGGAACTAACGATGCAGTTGCACTGGCACAGGCCACCATTGGCGTGCACATGAACGAGGGGACCGACGTCGCAAAGTCCGCCGCGGACGTCGTTCTCATGCGTCCGAGCCTTGCGGGGATTCTCACCATCATTGCCATTAGCAAGAAAGCTATCCACAGGATTGCCTTCAACTTTGGCTGGAGCTTCGTATACAACGTGTTTGCTATTCTCCTCGGCGCTGGCGCGTTTGTCAACGCCAGGATTCCGCCCGAATTTGCGGGCTTGG CCCTCTATCGTTACATGCCAGACCCAGGTGGGGGATCCGCTCCGGAGAGGGCGTGTGATGCTCACAGGCGGGCGCCTGAGGATGTGCGTCGGGGCATATTCAACATTTGCCACAAGAATAGTCGCTCTTTGCTTTTGGATGCTTGGAACTTGTTTTTCATTGGTTTGTGGTTTCTTGGTATCGCAAA AGGCACGGCTCCGTGTGCCCCATCGCAGTCTCTGAATCTCAGCTCTCAGATCTTACCTTCAACTGACATG TCTCTCATTCTTTCTGCCTCACCTATCGCGATCAACGATGGGCAGCAAGACACTTCTCCACCCTTGAT AGATAAGGTACCACAGGTCATCTTTGTGAACATGAATCTTCCACCGCCAAGTTTGAGGTATCTGCCTCTCGACGCCTTCGTGCCCGAGGCTGTCCATGCTTTGGGGATACACCTAATTCAAGAGTACTCGGGCGAATCAAGGGATCAAGGCGGTCAACTTGACAAGATGTTTGTACTTCTGACGGCAGA TATCCTCCCAGTGACGTCTGATCTAGACGCTAGATTGGTTTAG